In Halobaculum magnesiiphilum, the following proteins share a genomic window:
- a CDS encoding class II fumarate hydratase — protein sequence MSEDTDESQEFRTESDSLGEMQVPADAYWGAQTQRAVENFPISGVTFGRRFVRALGVVKKAAAQANRDLGHLDEDTAAAIVEAADEVIAGEHDDQFPVDVFQTGSGTSSNMNANEVIANRAAEISGAEIGDRVIHPNDHVNFGQSSNDVIPTAMHVAALEAVEKDLMPALEELHAALEEKEAEFDGVVKTGRTHLQDATPVRLGQEFGGYRAQIQKGIKRVGDTRYHLRELALGGTAVGTGLNTDPEFPELAAEYISEETNTQFREADNHFEAQAAHDAMSEAHGALRTVAGSLNKIANDLRLLASGPRNGLGEIEQPENQPGSSIMPGKINPVVAEAVNQVHKQVVGNDAAVSAGAAEGQIDLNLYKPVLAHNFLQSTAMLANASSVFGERFVAKLEANEEYAAERVEQSMALATALNPAIGYDKASEVAKTALKEDKTVREVVLEKGYLTEEEADEVLDPEAMTHRGILGEE from the coding sequence ATGAGCGAGGACACCGACGAGAGCCAGGAGTTCCGCACCGAGTCCGACAGCCTCGGCGAGATGCAGGTTCCGGCGGACGCCTACTGGGGCGCCCAGACCCAGCGCGCCGTCGAGAACTTCCCCATCAGTGGCGTCACGTTCGGGCGACGCTTCGTCCGCGCGCTCGGTGTCGTGAAGAAGGCCGCCGCGCAGGCCAACCGCGACCTGGGGCACCTGGATGAAGACACGGCTGCGGCGATCGTCGAGGCAGCGGACGAGGTCATCGCCGGCGAGCACGACGACCAGTTCCCGGTCGACGTGTTCCAGACCGGCTCGGGCACCTCCTCGAACATGAACGCCAACGAGGTCATCGCCAACCGCGCCGCCGAGATCTCCGGGGCGGAGATCGGCGACCGCGTCATCCACCCGAACGACCACGTCAACTTCGGGCAGTCGAGCAACGACGTGATCCCGACGGCGATGCACGTCGCCGCGCTGGAAGCGGTCGAGAAGGACCTCATGCCCGCGCTGGAGGAGCTCCACGCCGCCCTCGAGGAGAAGGAGGCTGAGTTCGACGGCGTCGTCAAGACCGGCCGCACGCACCTGCAGGACGCGACGCCCGTCCGCCTCGGCCAGGAGTTCGGCGGCTACCGCGCGCAGATCCAGAAGGGGATCAAGCGCGTCGGCGACACGCGGTACCACCTCCGCGAGCTCGCGCTCGGCGGGACGGCCGTCGGCACCGGCCTCAACACGGACCCGGAGTTCCCCGAACTCGCCGCGGAGTACATCTCCGAGGAGACGAACACGCAGTTCCGCGAGGCCGACAACCACTTCGAGGCGCAGGCGGCCCACGACGCGATGTCGGAGGCACACGGCGCGCTCCGCACCGTCGCCGGGAGCCTCAACAAGATCGCCAACGACCTGCGGCTGCTCGCCTCCGGTCCCCGGAACGGCCTCGGCGAGATCGAACAGCCGGAGAACCAGCCGGGCTCGTCGATCATGCCCGGGAAGATCAACCCCGTCGTCGCCGAGGCGGTGAACCAGGTCCACAAGCAGGTCGTCGGCAACGACGCCGCGGTCTCGGCGGGCGCCGCCGAGGGGCAGATCGACCTCAACCTCTACAAGCCGGTGCTGGCGCACAACTTCCTCCAGTCGACGGCGATGCTCGCGAACGCGAGCTCGGTGTTCGGCGAGCGCTTCGTCGCCAAGCTCGAGGCCAACGAGGAGTACGCCGCCGAGCGCGTCGAGCAGTCGATGGCGCTGGCGACGGCACTCAACCCCGCGATCGGCTACGACAAGGCCAGCGAGGTCGCCAAGACCGCGCTGAAGGAGGACAAGACGGTCCGAGAGGTCGTGCTGGAGAAGGGGTACCTCACCGAGGAGGAGGCCGACGAGGTGCTCGACCCCGAGGCGATGACCCACCGCGGGATCCTCGGCGAGGAGTAA
- a CDS encoding DUF3054 domain-containing protein, with the protein MATDTGSGSFLANRVDRAALPLAVGDLLVIVAFIYAGTIQHGTVPFPPAGAGDVLTLLSVAAPFLLGWVVAAPLIGAYSAGAAESAKASVPLAIRSWIPAAVIGLLVRATPVVEGGVAITFAAVMLIVGSVSLGVWRYVAGQFL; encoded by the coding sequence ATGGCAACGGACACTGGCTCGGGCTCGTTCCTCGCGAACCGGGTCGACAGGGCCGCGCTCCCGCTCGCGGTCGGCGACCTGCTCGTCATCGTCGCGTTCATCTACGCCGGCACGATCCAGCACGGAACCGTCCCGTTCCCGCCGGCCGGCGCGGGCGACGTGCTCACGCTGCTGTCGGTGGCTGCACCGTTCCTCCTCGGATGGGTCGTCGCCGCGCCGCTGATCGGCGCGTACTCCGCCGGCGCCGCCGAGTCGGCGAAGGCGTCGGTGCCGCTGGCGATCCGGTCGTGGATCCCCGCGGCCGTCATCGGACTACTCGTCCGCGCGACCCCGGTCGTCGAGGGCGGCGTCGCGATCACCTTCGCGGCCGTGATGCTGATCGTCGGCTCGGTGTCGCTGGGCGTCTGGCGGTACGTCGCCGGGCAGTTCCTGTAG
- the gatE gene encoding Glu-tRNA(Gln) amidotransferase subunit GatE has product MTDRSFDPEELGLVAGLEIHQQLDTATNLFCDSPTALREPEEAEHTITRYLHPTKSELGEIDDAALEESQVDRTFEYLAYDSTCLVEEDDEPPHELDGEALEVAMQIADLLDMHVVDQAHVMRKIVIDGSNTSGFQRSTLLAQEGEIETADGPVGIEDLMLEEESAKRVEETEEGVRYSLDRLGIPLVEIGTKPDITTPEQAREAAQRIGMLLRSTGTVKRGLGTIRQDVNVSIAEGARVEIKGVQALDQIDEIVETEVRRQKELVDIAAELRERDAAVGDPVDVTDTFADTDSGVIAGALDSGGVVHAVRLAGFDGLVGKEIAPDRRLGTELSDHAKRHGAGGIFHTDELPAYGVTEAEVEALREAVDAAENDAVALVADDPETAELAIDAAAERAETAINDVPEETRGANDDGTTRYMRPLPGAARLYPETDVPPVEPDPSEVETPELLTEKVERYQEEYELGAGLAEQVAYGRRMPLFESVVADGVDTTFAATTLESTLTELRRHDVPVGELTDDHLRDVLALVEDGELAKEGVGDVLTVLAEQPDLDAEEAVEEAGLSGVDEDEVRQAVAEVVERNAEQVEAEGMGAFSGLMGEAMGALRGKADGEVVSDVLREEIQKRA; this is encoded by the coding sequence ATGACCGATCGCTCGTTCGACCCCGAGGAACTCGGCCTCGTCGCGGGGCTGGAGATCCACCAGCAGCTCGACACGGCGACGAATCTCTTCTGTGACTCGCCGACGGCGCTCCGCGAGCCCGAGGAGGCCGAGCACACGATCACGCGCTACCTCCACCCGACGAAGTCGGAGCTGGGCGAGATCGACGACGCCGCACTTGAGGAGTCGCAGGTCGATCGCACCTTCGAGTACCTCGCGTACGACTCCACCTGTCTCGTCGAGGAGGACGACGAGCCCCCCCACGAACTCGACGGGGAGGCGCTCGAGGTGGCGATGCAGATCGCCGACCTGCTCGACATGCACGTCGTCGACCAGGCGCACGTGATGCGCAAGATCGTCATCGACGGGTCGAACACCTCCGGGTTCCAGCGCTCGACGCTGCTCGCCCAGGAGGGCGAGATCGAGACCGCCGACGGGCCCGTCGGGATCGAGGACCTCATGCTGGAGGAGGAGTCGGCGAAGCGCGTCGAGGAGACCGAGGAGGGCGTGCGCTACTCGCTGGATCGGTTGGGAATTCCACTGGTCGAGATCGGCACGAAGCCGGACATCACGACGCCCGAACAGGCCCGCGAGGCCGCCCAGCGCATCGGGATGCTGCTGCGTTCGACGGGCACGGTGAAGCGCGGGCTCGGCACGATCCGTCAGGACGTGAACGTCTCCATCGCGGAGGGCGCCCGCGTCGAGATCAAGGGCGTGCAGGCGCTCGACCAGATCGACGAGATCGTCGAGACCGAGGTACGCCGCCAGAAGGAACTCGTCGACATCGCCGCGGAGCTCCGCGAGCGCGACGCCGCCGTCGGCGACCCGGTCGACGTGACCGACACCTTCGCGGACACCGACTCCGGCGTCATCGCGGGCGCGCTCGACTCGGGCGGCGTCGTCCACGCGGTCCGGCTCGCCGGCTTCGACGGCCTCGTCGGGAAAGAGATCGCCCCCGACCGCCGGCTCGGCACCGAACTCTCCGATCACGCGAAGCGCCACGGCGCCGGCGGTATCTTCCACACGGACGAGCTGCCGGCCTACGGTGTCACCGAGGCCGAGGTCGAGGCGCTGCGGGAGGCCGTCGACGCGGCGGAGAACGACGCGGTCGCGCTCGTCGCCGACGATCCCGAGACAGCCGAACTCGCCATCGACGCGGCCGCCGAGCGCGCGGAGACGGCCATCAACGACGTTCCCGAGGAGACGCGCGGCGCCAACGACGACGGCACGACCCGCTACATGCGTCCGCTGCCCGGCGCCGCTCGGTTGTACCCCGAGACCGACGTGCCGCCCGTGGAGCCGGATCCCAGCGAGGTCGAGACGCCCGAACTCCTGACCGAGAAGGTCGAGCGGTATCAGGAGGAGTACGAGCTGGGCGCCGGGCTGGCCGAGCAGGTCGCGTACGGCCGCCGGATGCCGCTGTTCGAGTCGGTCGTCGCCGACGGCGTCGACACCACCTTCGCGGCGACGACGCTGGAGTCGACGCTGACGGAGCTGCGCCGCCACGACGTGCCGGTCGGCGAGCTGACCGACGACCACCTCCGCGACGTGCTCGCGCTCGTCGAGGACGGCGAGTTGGCGAAGGAGGGCGTCGGCGACGTGCTGACGGTGCTCGCGGAGCAGCCCGACCTCGACGCCGAGGAGGCGGTCGAGGAGGCGGGACTGTCGGGCGTCGACGAGGACGAGGTGCGCCAAGCGGTCGCAGAGGTCGTCGAGCGCAACGCCGAACAGGTCGAGGCCGAGGGGATGGGCGCGTTCTCGGGGCTGATGGGCGAGGCGATGGGCGCGCTGCGCGGGAAGGCCGACGGCGAGGTCGTCAGCGACGTGCTCCGGGAGGAGATCCAGAAACGGGCGTAA
- a CDS encoding 7-carboxy-7-deazaguanine synthase QueE has translation MPVSDEVDASTTAPEGPALPINELFASLQGEGKLAGVPSTFVRTSGCNLRCWFCDSYHTSWEPTHAWMGVEDVVAAVDERDPDHVVLTGGEPTIHEESFELLRRLGDDYHLTVETNGTVVPPEDTPIDLASISPKLATSTPTPDRPPAGAGGDGVADAADAEAADADPKATDWTERHEANRIDVDALVTLVERYESQLKFVVTGPEDMSEITDLVEHVRDAASVQIPDHEVLLMPEGQTREQLAETRTTVAELAAEYGFRYTPRIHVDLWNDAPET, from the coding sequence ATGCCCGTCAGCGACGAGGTCGACGCCTCGACGACTGCCCCCGAGGGGCCGGCGCTCCCGATCAACGAGCTGTTCGCCTCCCTCCAAGGCGAGGGGAAGCTGGCAGGCGTCCCGAGCACGTTCGTCCGCACGAGCGGCTGCAACCTCCGGTGTTGGTTCTGCGACTCGTATCACACCTCGTGGGAGCCGACGCACGCGTGGATGGGCGTCGAGGATGTCGTCGCGGCCGTGGACGAGCGCGACCCCGACCACGTCGTCCTCACCGGCGGCGAGCCCACGATCCACGAGGAGAGCTTCGAACTGCTCCGACGCCTCGGGGACGACTACCACCTGACCGTCGAGACGAACGGAACCGTCGTTCCGCCCGAGGACACTCCGATCGACCTCGCGAGCATCAGCCCGAAACTGGCCACCTCGACGCCGACGCCGGACCGACCTCCCGCGGGGGCCGGTGGCGACGGCGTCGCCGACGCTGCCGACGCCGAAGCTGCCGACGCCGACCCGAAAGCGACCGACTGGACCGAGCGCCACGAGGCGAACCGGATCGACGTCGACGCGCTCGTGACGCTCGTCGAGCGCTACGAGAGCCAGCTGAAGTTCGTCGTCACCGGGCCGGAGGACATGTCGGAGATCACCGACCTCGTCGAGCACGTTCGCGACGCCGCGAGCGTCCAGATACCCGACCACGAGGTGCTCCTCATGCCCGAGGGACAGACCCGCGAGCAGTTGGCCGAAACCCGGACGACGGTCGCGGAGTTGGCCGCCGAGTACGGCTTCCGGTACACGCCGCGCATTCACGTCGACCTCTGGAACGACGCCCCCGAAACCTGA
- a CDS encoding DMT family transporter, which yields MPTVAAIDALEDRVPPLVGLAVAVVAISTSAILVELSGAPSLVKALYRVVFTTALLLPIAVSRPSDRAAFGDLGRRDLLLAGVSGVALAVHFASWFESLRWTSVAASVTLVQAQPLFVVAGAWAVLDERIGRTTVVGVGVALVGMAAMSVGDTLLGAAPAITGPDPLLGNALAVLGAAAAGAYVLLGRSLRQRLPLLPYVIVVYGTCALALLAATIARGHPLVGYGTDEWLLFLAMAAGPGVFGHTVINWALAHVESSVVSVSLLGEPVGSTILAMVLLAEYPSLVTLVGGAVVLAGVVTTTRARET from the coding sequence GTGCCGACCGTCGCCGCCATCGACGCGCTCGAGGATCGGGTGCCGCCGCTGGTCGGGCTCGCAGTCGCTGTCGTGGCGATCTCGACGAGCGCCATCCTCGTCGAGTTGAGCGGCGCCCCGAGCCTCGTGAAGGCGCTGTACCGCGTCGTGTTCACCACCGCGCTGCTGCTCCCGATCGCGGTGTCCCGACCGAGCGACCGCGCCGCCTTCGGCGACCTCGGCCGTCGAGATCTCCTGCTCGCGGGGGTTTCGGGCGTCGCGCTCGCGGTCCACTTCGCGTCGTGGTTCGAGAGCCTGCGCTGGACGAGCGTCGCCGCCAGCGTGACGCTCGTCCAGGCGCAACCGCTGTTCGTCGTCGCCGGGGCGTGGGCGGTGCTCGACGAGCGTATCGGCCGGACGACGGTCGTCGGCGTCGGCGTCGCGCTCGTCGGCATGGCTGCCATGAGCGTCGGCGACACGCTGCTGGGCGCCGCGCCCGCCATCACCGGGCCGGACCCGCTGCTCGGGAACGCGCTCGCGGTGCTCGGCGCCGCGGCCGCCGGCGCGTACGTGCTTCTGGGTCGGTCGCTCCGCCAGCGATTGCCGTTGCTCCCGTACGTGATCGTCGTCTACGGGACGTGTGCGCTCGCACTGCTCGCGGCGACGATCGCCCGCGGGCACCCGCTCGTGGGGTACGGGACCGACGAGTGGCTACTCTTCCTCGCGATGGCCGCGGGGCCGGGCGTGTTCGGCCACACGGTGATCAACTGGGCGCTCGCGCACGTGGAGTCCAGCGTCGTCTCGGTCTCGCTGCTGGGAGAGCCAGTCGGCAGCACGATCCTCGCGATGGTGCTGCTCGCGGAGTACCCGTCGCTGGTGACGCTGGTCGGCGGCGCCGTGGTGCTCGCGGGCGTCGTCACGACGACGCGGGCCCGCGAGACGTAA
- a CDS encoding winged helix-turn-helix transcriptional regulator, translating to MRDLDETDMEILRMLAADGRRSYSEIGDAVDLSAPAVSDRVSRLRESGVIRRFTIDVDRSLLRAGTPVLLRFELPPGDAGTLRESLRTSEAVEHVFTTAGSDVLAFARVADDAVDEWVAEVVGADAIDDYTVELVSDVDWSPSVTATEFALECAECGNSVTSEGVASRVGGTLYHFCCPTCESTFRERYERMEEGAAESD from the coding sequence ATGCGCGACCTCGACGAGACCGACATGGAGATCCTCCGGATGCTCGCGGCCGACGGCCGGCGCTCCTACAGCGAGATCGGTGACGCGGTCGACCTCTCGGCGCCCGCGGTGTCGGACCGCGTCTCGCGGCTCCGGGAGTCGGGTGTCATCAGGCGGTTCACGATCGACGTGGACCGGTCGCTGCTGCGGGCCGGCACCCCGGTGTTGCTCAGGTTCGAACTCCCGCCGGGCGACGCCGGCACCCTCCGCGAGTCGCTTCGGACGAGCGAGGCGGTCGAACACGTGTTCACGACCGCCGGGAGCGACGTGCTGGCGTTCGCTCGGGTCGCCGACGACGCGGTCGACGAGTGGGTCGCCGAGGTCGTCGGCGCCGACGCGATCGACGACTACACGGTCGAGCTCGTCTCCGATGTCGACTGGAGCCCGAGCGTAACGGCGACCGAGTTCGCCCTGGAGTGTGCCGAGTGCGGCAACAGCGTCACCAGCGAGGGCGTGGCGAGCCGGGTGGGCGGGACGCTGTATCACTTCTGTTGTCCCACCTGCGAGTCGACGTTCCGAGAGCGCTACGAACGGATGGAGGAGGGCGCGGCCGAATCCGACTGA
- a CDS encoding uracil-DNA glycosylase: MDTDCRHCPALVDCRERVVHGYGDAEAEVLVLGEAPTAGAERTGVPFTGDEAGERIQGILAELGLSRSPPDADEPDLQNVYTTYLTRCRHPDRGPTDEEVANCDAFLTAEVRMINPELIVPVGQRALEALAIEYTTRAPDSFDAEAEHATTVRGRGFELLPMKDLDDLTDADADRFLEHVRENVFSRDYRQTKGRRSR; the protein is encoded by the coding sequence ATGGACACCGACTGCCGACACTGTCCCGCGCTCGTCGACTGCCGCGAGCGCGTCGTCCACGGCTACGGCGACGCCGAAGCGGAAGTGCTGGTCCTCGGGGAGGCGCCCACCGCGGGCGCCGAGCGCACGGGCGTCCCGTTCACCGGCGACGAGGCGGGCGAGCGGATCCAGGGGATCCTCGCCGAACTCGGCCTCTCACGGTCGCCGCCCGACGCCGACGAGCCCGACCTCCAGAACGTCTACACCACGTACCTCACGCGGTGTCGCCACCCCGACCGGGGACCGACCGACGAGGAGGTGGCGAACTGCGACGCCTTCCTCACCGCCGAGGTCCGGATGATCAACCCCGAGCTGATCGTTCCCGTCGGCCAGCGCGCGCTGGAGGCGCTCGCGATCGAGTACACCACCCGCGCGCCCGACTCCTTCGACGCCGAGGCCGAACACGCGACCACCGTCCGCGGCCGAGGGTTCGAGCTCCTGCCGATGAAGGACCTCGACGACCTCACCGACGCGGACGCGGACCGGTTCCTCGAACACGTGCGGGAGAACGTCTTCTCGCGCGACTACCGCCAGACGAAGGGCCGGCGCAGTCGCTGA
- a CDS encoding SRPBCC family protein, with product MATYRRRVRVAAPFDEVWEFHSGIGGLEALTPGFMNLRVERVVGPDGEESPEVLTAGTAIEMSARPFGVGPRQSWTSHIEEREVDPEAGRARFVDTMDGGPFPTWRHTHRFYESGEEAVVDDEVRYELPGGSLGRTASPLGWPGFEAMFRYRHRKTRELLE from the coding sequence ATGGCGACGTACCGACGACGCGTGCGAGTCGCGGCGCCGTTCGACGAGGTGTGGGAGTTCCACTCCGGCATCGGCGGGCTCGAAGCGCTGACGCCCGGATTTATGAATCTCCGTGTCGAGCGCGTCGTCGGACCTGACGGCGAGGAGAGCCCGGAAGTGCTGACCGCCGGCACGGCTATCGAGATGAGCGCCCGACCGTTCGGCGTCGGCCCGCGCCAGTCGTGGACCTCGCACATCGAGGAACGCGAGGTCGACCCGGAGGCCGGACGCGCGCGGTTCGTCGACACCATGGACGGGGGCCCGTTCCCGACGTGGCGCCACACCCACCGCTTCTACGAGAGCGGCGAGGAGGCCGTCGTCGACGACGAGGTCCGGTACGAACTCCCCGGCGGTTCGCTCGGCCGGACGGCGTCGCCGCTCGGCTGGCCGGGGTTCGAGGCGATGTTCCGGTATCGTCACCGGAAGACGCGCGAACTGCTGGAGTGA
- a CDS encoding class I SAM-dependent methyltransferase, with the protein MYGHGDVGFFDRISPLYDVFMPPARAEDLRAGLAFAHRPLERVVDLGGGTGRASRTLRDLRVDATVFDYSAGMLRRAREDGFQGVRADAATLPVRDASLDAVVVADALHHFPDPESAIREVERALAPGGVLVIREFDPSTRRGRALATLESVAGMDSRFFEADALAELFDDAGLRGHVVEPGFGYTVAGVKPSP; encoded by the coding sequence ATGTACGGTCACGGCGACGTGGGCTTTTTCGACCGGATCTCTCCCCTGTACGACGTGTTCATGCCGCCGGCGCGCGCCGAGGACCTGCGCGCGGGACTGGCGTTCGCGCACCGCCCGCTCGAACGCGTCGTGGACCTGGGCGGCGGGACCGGCCGCGCGAGCCGAACGCTCCGGGACCTGCGGGTCGACGCGACGGTGTTCGACTACTCCGCGGGGATGCTCCGGCGCGCCCGCGAGGACGGGTTTCAGGGCGTCCGCGCCGACGCCGCGACGCTGCCGGTCCGCGACGCGAGCCTCGACGCAGTCGTCGTCGCCGACGCGCTTCACCACTTCCCCGACCCCGAGTCGGCGATCCGGGAGGTCGAACGCGCGCTGGCGCCCGGCGGCGTGCTCGTGATCAGGGAGTTCGACCCCTCGACTCGCCGCGGACGGGCGCTCGCGACGCTGGAGTCGGTCGCGGGGATGGACTCGCGGTTCTTCGAGGCGGACGCGCTCGCCGAGCTGTTCGACGACGCGGGGCTGCGCGGACACGTCGTCGAGCCCGGCTTCGGGTACACCGTCGCCGGCGTGAAGCCGAGTCCATAA
- a CDS encoding GNAT family N-acetyltransferase: MEFRLLGWPEDGVVLRLDHREYAYAGKFVMSSTGKAVAVGSDGDADTSDRGDTDTDDGGATDDDAVFRLPDDPKREYVVPAGAVAFNEDRSDADALWLRYVTVRRGRRGEGIGPRLCAFVVARAAERGYERVRIAVNNAYSYEALHKVGFAWTGRETGIAELVLERPSGEPAVVDSATYREGLATIVARDDVDDGERAFAERKRERGPPAVDVA, from the coding sequence GTGGAGTTCCGACTGCTCGGCTGGCCCGAGGACGGAGTCGTCCTCCGGCTCGACCACCGCGAGTACGCGTACGCGGGGAAGTTCGTCATGTCGAGTACGGGGAAGGCTGTGGCCGTCGGCTCCGACGGCGACGCCGATACCAGCGACCGCGGCGACACGGATACCGACGACGGCGGCGCCACCGACGACGACGCCGTGTTCCGGCTCCCGGACGACCCGAAACGGGAGTACGTCGTGCCCGCGGGAGCGGTGGCGTTCAACGAGGACCGAAGCGACGCCGACGCGCTGTGGCTCCGCTACGTGACCGTCCGCCGCGGGCGACGCGGCGAGGGGATCGGTCCGCGCCTGTGCGCGTTCGTCGTCGCCCGCGCCGCGGAACGCGGCTACGAGCGCGTCCGCATCGCCGTCAACAACGCCTACAGCTACGAGGCGCTCCACAAGGTCGGGTTCGCATGGACGGGTCGCGAAACGGGGATCGCGGAACTCGTACTGGAACGCCCCTCGGGTGAGCCTGCCGTCGTCGACTCGGCCACCTATCGCGAGGGGCTGGCGACTATCGTCGCCCGCGACGACGTGGACGACGGCGAGCGGGCGTTCGCCGAGCGAAAGCGCGAGCGCGGACCGCCCGCGGTCGATGTCGCCTGA
- the queC gene encoding 7-cyano-7-deazaguanine synthase QueC, which translates to MTDTEPTDTTDSVDRTDTEASTADRSDRSDRPGAVVLVSGGMDSATTAYEARERGYDLHFLHTSYGQNTETKERECAEALRDELGVPTDRFLHIETDHLARIGASSLTDASMAVEDADMDGEGDEIPSSYVPFRNANLLSMAVSYAEANDCEAVFVGAHSEDYSGYPDCRPEFFEAFERMVDVGTKPETTIDIVVPFVEDSKTDIAERGTELGVPYDLTWSCYREEAPACGTCDACAFRLQAFQRLGIEDPIEYEERPDYTGDEDPTAGV; encoded by the coding sequence ATGACCGACACGGAACCCACCGATACCACCGATTCAGTCGATCGAACCGACACGGAAGCATCGACCGCCGACCGCTCCGACCGGTCCGACCGCCCCGGAGCGGTCGTCCTCGTCTCCGGGGGGATGGACTCCGCGACGACGGCCTACGAGGCCCGCGAGCGCGGCTACGACCTCCACTTCCTGCACACCTCCTACGGGCAGAACACCGAGACGAAGGAGCGCGAGTGTGCCGAGGCGCTTCGCGACGAACTCGGGGTCCCGACCGATCGGTTCCTCCACATCGAGACGGACCACCTCGCACGCATCGGCGCCTCGTCGCTCACCGACGCCTCGATGGCCGTCGAGGACGCCGACATGGACGGCGAGGGCGACGAGATCCCCTCCTCGTACGTCCCCTTCCGCAACGCGAACCTCCTCTCGATGGCGGTCTCCTACGCCGAGGCGAACGACTGCGAGGCGGTGTTCGTGGGCGCCCACTCGGAGGACTACTCCGGCTACCCCGACTGCCGCCCCGAGTTCTTCGAGGCGTTCGAGCGCATGGTCGACGTCGGGACGAAGCCCGAGACGACCATCGACATCGTCGTGCCGTTCGTGGAGGACTCCAAGACCGACATCGCCGAGCGCGGGACCGAACTGGGCGTTCCGTACGACCTGACCTGGAGCTGCTACCGAGAGGAGGCGCCCGCGTGTGGCACCTGCGACGCCTGCGCGTTCCGGCTGCAGGCGTTCCAGCGGCTCGGGATCGAGGACCCGATCGAGTACGAGGAACGCCCGGACTACACCGGCGACGAGGACCCGACCGCCGGGGTGTAG
- a CDS encoding HVO_2901 family zinc finger protein, giving the protein MPQLTARATGRDLLRCRRCGTEFPEGRATEDGWHYACPEDGCDAKGLGKGLKRVE; this is encoded by the coding sequence ATGCCTCAGCTCACAGCGAGAGCCACCGGTCGGGATCTCCTGCGATGTCGACGATGCGGGACGGAGTTCCCCGAGGGACGTGCGACCGAGGACGGCTGGCACTACGCGTGTCCCGAGGACGGCTGTGACGCGAAGGGGCTCGGGAAGGGCCTCAAGCGCGTCGAGTGA
- a CDS encoding 6-pyruvoyl trahydropterin synthase family protein: protein MTKRVSKEHGNRTAPDDAVAERLADAGERELVVGGDRPIRISAGHRLLRHDGKCSRPHGHNYEVTVRVTGKLSAEGWVVDKGEVTAVIDEWDHRFLVESGDPLVDGFEASGDDDALVVLDAPPTAEVMSVALEEKLTERLPDSVSEVAVEVSETSELCAGGI, encoded by the coding sequence ATGACTAAGAGAGTATCTAAGGAACATGGGAACCGGACCGCCCCCGACGACGCGGTCGCCGAGCGGCTGGCCGACGCCGGCGAGCGAGAGTTGGTCGTCGGCGGGGACCGGCCGATCCGGATCTCCGCGGGCCATCGGCTCCTGCGACACGACGGGAAGTGCAGCCGGCCGCACGGCCACAACTACGAGGTGACCGTCCGGGTGACGGGCAAGCTCAGCGCCGAGGGATGGGTCGTCGACAAGGGCGAGGTGACCGCCGTCATCGACGAGTGGGACCACCGGTTCCTCGTCGAGTCGGGCGACCCGCTCGTCGATGGGTTCGAGGCGTCCGGCGACGACGACGCGCTCGTCGTCCTCGACGCGCCGCCGACAGCGGAGGTGATGAGCGTCGCACTGGAGGAGAAGCTCACCGAGCGCCTCCCGGACAGCGTCTCCGAGGTCGCCGTCGAGGTGTCGGAGACGAGCGAGCTGTGCGCGGGCGGGATCTGA